A window of the Myxosarcina sp. GI1 genome harbors these coding sequences:
- a CDS encoding sulfurtransferase yields MSDYTHPELVTTDWLAHHLEDPRVRIIEMDLNPEAYQRGHLPGSVFWDGTAPMKPNFQIDFEPTAIEQLMAKSGVDNHTTVVAVHGNFTATSGFIFWLLKVIGHADVRILDGGRQKWIEDGYPLTTEKTVIEPTNYQVKSFDNNLRVLLPQVEESLHDSNTVILDVRTPQEYSGEVYMMNPPTADERGGHIPGAISLYYELAHNKDGTFKSVEQLREIYSSKGITPDKLIIPYCAVGARSAHTWFILKYLLGYPKVKNYDGSWNEWSRTPDLPVEK; encoded by the coding sequence ATGTCCGATTACACACATCCCGAACTAGTAACTACTGATTGGTTAGCCCATCATTTGGAAGACCCTCGCGTTCGCATTATTGAAATGGACTTAAATCCAGAAGCTTACCAACGAGGTCATCTTCCTGGGTCTGTCTTTTGGGATGGTACTGCACCAATGAAACCTAATTTTCAAATTGATTTTGAGCCAACCGCCATAGAACAATTAATGGCAAAATCTGGAGTCGATAACCATACTACTGTAGTTGCGGTTCATGGTAATTTTACTGCTACTTCTGGTTTTATATTTTGGCTGCTGAAAGTTATCGGTCATGCTGATGTACGTATTTTAGATGGCGGTCGTCAAAAATGGATTGAAGACGGTTATCCTCTGACGACCGAAAAAACGGTTATTGAGCCTACTAACTATCAAGTTAAGTCTTTCGACAATAATTTGCGCGTTCTCCTACCGCAAGTCGAAGAGTCCTTGCATGACAGCAATACTGTTATTTTAGATGTCCGCACTCCTCAAGAATATAGTGGCGAAGTATATATGATGAATCCACCTACAGCCGACGAACGTGGAGGTCATATTCCAGGAGCAATTAGTCTTTATTACGAACTGGCTCATAATAAAGATGGAACGTTTAAATCTGTCGAGCAATTAAGAGAGATTTATTCTTCTAAAGGCATAACTCCCGATAAATTAATCATTCCCTATTGTGCCGTGGGCGCACGTTCGGCACACACTTGGTTTATTTTGAAATATCTACTAGGTTATCCCAAGGTCAAAAACTATGATGGTTCTTGGAATGAATGGAGTAGGACACCCGACTTACCTGTAGAAAAGTAA